Proteins from one Catenuloplanes atrovinosus genomic window:
- a CDS encoding LCP family protein: MTINGREVPRWARILLIAGLVMVVLGIGSVAVARGMVDRSVPQTTLLDGAAAAEDSETGNSIDGPVNLLLVGLDAREEGSPGATDSVLSDTIIILHVPRTHDRAYLISIPRDWRVDIPAYAKTGFTGSTEKINSAFGYGYQGDGTEVEKRARGMELLSTTLHERTGIRFNGAAIIDFGGFESVIHALGGVDMCVDERAESIHLGVDADGKLVQGWYSEAYGMQLPPGATPLVHEEGCRRMGATEALDYVRIRKSPSDGDYGRQRHQQQLIKAIVDEATSSGALTDLGRLNALVRAAGDTFLLDTGGIPLADYVFTFKDLRSDDLTLIKTNAGEVRTVQIDGVAYEELDERSLSMLTAARTGELDAFLADHPEFVAEPGASASPSASAPAPGR, from the coding sequence GTGACGATCAACGGCCGCGAGGTGCCGCGCTGGGCACGAATCCTGCTGATAGCCGGCCTGGTGATGGTGGTGCTGGGCATCGGCTCGGTGGCGGTCGCCCGCGGGATGGTCGATCGCTCGGTCCCGCAGACCACGCTGCTCGACGGCGCGGCCGCCGCGGAGGACAGCGAGACCGGCAACAGCATCGACGGCCCGGTGAACCTGCTGCTCGTCGGCCTGGACGCGCGCGAAGAGGGCTCGCCCGGCGCGACCGACAGCGTGCTCTCCGACACGATCATCATCCTGCACGTGCCCCGGACGCACGACCGCGCGTACCTGATCTCGATCCCGCGGGACTGGCGGGTGGACATCCCGGCCTACGCCAAGACCGGCTTCACCGGCTCGACCGAGAAGATCAATTCCGCCTTCGGTTACGGCTACCAGGGCGACGGCACCGAGGTCGAGAAGCGGGCCCGCGGCATGGAGCTGCTCTCCACCACGCTGCACGAGCGCACCGGCATCCGGTTCAACGGCGCCGCGATCATCGACTTCGGCGGGTTCGAGAGCGTCATCCACGCGCTCGGCGGCGTCGACATGTGCGTCGACGAGCGGGCCGAGTCGATCCACCTCGGCGTCGACGCCGACGGCAAGCTCGTTCAGGGCTGGTACTCCGAGGCGTACGGCATGCAGCTCCCGCCGGGCGCCACGCCGCTGGTCCACGAGGAGGGCTGCCGCCGGATGGGCGCCACCGAGGCGCTCGACTACGTCCGCATCCGCAAGAGCCCGAGCGACGGCGACTACGGCCGGCAGCGCCACCAGCAGCAGCTGATCAAGGCGATCGTGGACGAGGCCACGTCCAGCGGCGCGCTCACCGACCTCGGCCGGCTGAACGCGCTGGTCCGCGCCGCCGGCGACACGTTCCTGCTGGACACCGGCGGCATCCCGCTGGCCGACTACGTGTTCACGTTCAAGGATCTGCGCTCCGACGACCTCACGCTGATCAAGACCAACGCCGGCGAGGTACGGACCGTCCAGATCGACGGCGTCGCGTACGAGGAGCTGGACGAGCGGTCACTGTCCATGCTGACGGCCGCGCGGACCGGCGAACTGGACGCGTTCCTCGCCGACCACCCCGAGTTCGTCGCGGAGCCCGGCGC